The nucleotide window TTGATAAGGTTAAATCTGCGCATACTAAATTATTGAGAGTGAGTGCTTTGAGATATCAGGATAAAAAATCGGTTCTGTTTGTTTGTCTGGGCAATATTTGCCGTTCACCCACCGCTCATGGGGTATTCCGTTCTCTGGTGGAACAGCGTGGGATGGCTCACCTGATTGAGATCGATTCAGCCGGTACTGCTGCTTACCATGTTGGTAATCCGCCAGACCATCGTTCGGCGGCTGCGGCATTGCAGCGAGGCTACGACCTCAGTGATTTGCGGGCTCGTCAGGCGATCTCCGCGGATTTTGATCACTATGATTACATAATGGCTATGGATAAAGAGAACCTCTCAGAGCTGAAATTGATCTGTCCGCCGCACTTTAAGGGCTATCTTGGTTTGTTTCTTGATCTGGCTGAGCTGGAGGTATGCGAAGTCCCTGACCCTTACTATGGAGGGGCTACAGGTTTTGAGCATGTGCTTGAGCTGGTGGAAGTCGCTTCAGAGGCTCTCCTGGAGCGTATTGCTAAAGAGCTGAACCAATGAGCCTTGAATTTCACGAGAATATCTCCCTAAAACCCTATAACAGTTTCGGTTTCGATGTTTCAGCGCGCTTTTTTGCTGTGCTTGAGAGTGCTGAGCAGCTAAGTGATATCCGGGATTTTGTTCAGTGTAACGGCATCCCTGTGCTGTTTATCGGGGGTGGCAGTAACCTTGTACTGACGGCGGATCTGGATCAGCTTGTGGTTGTGAACCGTATTAAAGGGTTGCAGATAACCGAGGCTCAGAGTGGCGAGCTTCTGGTT belongs to Amphritea atlantica and includes:
- a CDS encoding low molecular weight phosphotyrosine protein phosphatase yields the protein MSGIDKVKSAHTKLLRVSALRYQDKKSVLFVCLGNICRSPTAHGVFRSLVEQRGMAHLIEIDSAGTAAYHVGNPPDHRSAAAALQRGYDLSDLRARQAISADFDHYDYIMAMDKENLSELKLICPPHFKGYLGLFLDLAELEVCEVPDPYYGGATGFEHVLELVEVASEALLERIAKELNQ